From Electrophorus electricus isolate fEleEle1 chromosome 8, fEleEle1.pri, whole genome shotgun sequence, the proteins below share one genomic window:
- the LOC118241921 gene encoding hemoglobin subunit beta-2-like has protein sequence MVEWTDFERATIQDIFSKIDYDSAGHNALTRCLVVYPWTQRYFAKFGNLYNAAAIMGNPSVAAHGAVVLRGLERAVKNMDNIKAAYTELSVLHSEKLHVDPDNFRLLGDCISIVVAAKMGVSFTPDVQAAFQKFLAVVMAALRKQYQ, from the exons ATGGTTGAGTGGACAGATTTCGAGCGCGCTACCATCCAGGACATCTTCTCCAAGATTGACTACGATTCCGCGGGTCATAATGCACTGACAAG ATGTCTTGTCGTGTACCCCTGGACCCAGAGGTATTTCGCTAAATTTGGAAACTTGTACAATGCCGCTGCCATCATGGGAAACCCCAGTGTTGCCGCCCACGGAGCAGTTGTACTGCGCGGTCTGGAGAGAGCCGTGAAGAACATGGACAACATCAAGGCCGCCTACACTGAACTGAGTGTCCTGCACTCCGAGAAACTGCACGTGGATCCCGACAACTTCAGG CTGTTGGGTGACTGCATCTCCATCGTCGTTGCCGCCAAAATGGGAGTTAGCTTCACCCCTGATGTCCAGGCAGCTTTCCAGAAGTTCCTGGCTGTCGTAATGGCTGCCCTCAGGAAGCAGTACCAGTAG
- the LOC118241918 gene encoding hemoglobin subunit beta-like: protein MVAWTDAERKAIQDIWGKLKPAAGQKALIRCLIVYPWTQRYFSSFGSLSDAAAIKSNKKVAAHGEVVLKGLGLAVKNMDNIKATYAPLSVLHSEKLHVDPDNFRLLGDCFTIVVAAHLGRAFTADIQAAWQKFVAVVIAALAKQYH, encoded by the exons ATGGTTGCGTGGACAGACGCGGAACGCAAGGCCATCCAGGACATCTGGGGAAAACTGAAGCCAGCGGCCGGGCAGAAAGCTTTAATAAG ATGCCTTATTGTGTATCCTTGGACTCAGAGGTATTTCAGTAGCTTCGGAAGCCTTAGTGACGCTGCGGCCATTAAGAGCAATAAGAAGGTGGCAGCTCACGGTGAGGTCGTGCTGAAAGGTCTTGGTCTGGCCGTGAAAAACATGGATAATATCAAGGCCACCTACGCGCCGCTGAGTGTGTTGCACTCTGAGAAACTTCACGTGGATCCAGACAACTTCCGG CTCCTCGGTGATTGTTTTACCATCGTCGTGGCTGCCCATCTTGGTCGCGCTTTCACTGCGGACATCCAAGCCGCGTGGCAGAAGTTTGTCGCGGTCGTCATCGCCGCGCTGGCAAAGCAGTACCACTAA
- the LOC118241858 gene encoding hemoglobin embryonic subunit alpha-like, with amino-acid sequence MSLTAKDKEVVKGFWAKIAPKIEDIGEDALSRMLVGYPQTKTYFSHWKDLSPGSAEVRKHGKVVLSGVGEAVKTIDDLTNGLLRLSELHAFQLRVDPANFKILSHCLLVVLAIKFPDDFTPEVHVSMDKFLGAVALALSEKYR; translated from the exons ATGAGTCTTACTGCCAAGGACAAGGAGGTCGTCAAAGGCTTCTGGGCCAAGATCGCCCCGAAAATAGAGGACATCGGTGAAGATGCTCTGTCTAG GATGCTGGTTGGCTACCCCCAGACCAAGACCTACTTCTCCCACTGGAAGGACTTGAGCCCCGGCTCTGCCGAAGTGAGGAAGCACGGAAAGGTCGTGTTGTCTGGCGTGGGCGAAGCTGTAAAAACTATCGATGACCTGACCAATGGGCTGCTCAGACTCAGCGAGCTGCACGCTTTCCAGCTGCGCGTGGACCCAGCCAACTTCAAG atCCTGTCCCACTGTTTGCTTGTGGTTCTGGCCATCAAATTCCCCGATGACTTCACTCCTGAGGTCCACGTGTCTATGGACAAGTTCCTCGGTGCTGTGGCCCTCGCGCTCTCTGAGAAATACAGATGA
- the LOC118241860 gene encoding hemoglobin embryonic subunit alpha-like, which translates to MSLTAKDKEVVKGFWAKIAPKIEDIGEHALSRMLVGYPQTKTYFSHWKDLSPGSAEVRKHGKIVLSGVGEAVKTIDDLTNGLLRLSELHAFQLRVDPANFKILSHCLLVVLAIKFPDDFTPEVHVSMDKFLGAVALALSEKYR; encoded by the exons ATGAGTCTTACTGCCAAGGACAAGGAGGTCGTCAAAGGCTTCTGGGCCAAGATCGCCCCGAAAATAGAGGACATCGGTGAACATGCTCTGTCTAG GATGCTGGTTGGCTACCCCCAGACCAAGACCTACTTCTCCCACTGGAAGGACTTGAGCCCCGGCTCTGCCGAAGTGAGGAAGCACGGAAAGATCGTGTTGTCTGGCGTGGGCGAAGCTGTAAAAACTATCGATGACCTGACCAATGGGCTGCTCAGACTCAGCGAGCTGCACGCTTTCCAGCTGCGCGTGGACCCAGCCAACTTCA aaatcCTGTCCCACTGTTTGCTTGTGGTTCTGGCCATCAAATTCCCCGATGACTTCACTCCTGAGGTCCACGTGTCTATGGACAAGTTCCTCGGTGCTGTGGCCCTCGCGCTCTCTGAGAAATACAGATGA